A segment of the Candidatus Eisenbacteria bacterium genome:
TGGCGACGGAATCGCTGGAGCAACTGAAATCCTTTAAATCCACATCCTACAAAAACCATGTTATACATACCATAAAAATTGCAACCGGCTATTACAACTATCACCATAATAATCTCGAGGAAGCATGGAAAGCCGCCTCGCAAGCGACAGAATCGGCCAGGCGTACCGGTCGAGTGGATCGGTTGACGGTTGCCCTATCAAATCAAGCAAATATTGCGGCTCAAAGTGGGAAATGGGAGGAGGCGGTTAAAGCCAACAGGGAGTATCTGGCATTTGCACGCACCCTCAATCATATTGGCAAGCAAATTAATGCGCTCCGCAATTTATCTTTAAATAGACAAATTCAAGCTCTCTACGATTTGGCCATTGAGATGGGGGCGGAGGCCGTTGACTTAGCCAGGAAAACAAGTGACCGGGAAAGAAAGGTCGCCGTCCTTCCCGTGCTGGCCTCAGCCCTTGTTTTGGTTGGCCGCCGGAGCGAGGCCCATGCAGCGGCGACTGAGGCCCTGACGCTCCTCAAAGAAACAGACTATGATTTTGATCGAGCCATTGCGTTCGATGCCGCAGCCCGCGCCTCACTCGACCTCAAAGATGACGACCGGGAGATTGAGCCTGAACTTATGTTAAAGGCGTATGAAACCTTTGAAAAGGCGGGGATGTCTGATGTCGCAGCGGAGGTTGCATTGGAAATGGCTTGGGAGGAACTCCGGCTTGAGAACAATGCAGAGGCCCGAATCTGGATGGATCGTGCCGCCGATTTCCCACGCGACAAGGTCCCCCGGGTTGATATCTGGAAGGGTCTTGTCCTGGCGCGCTGGATGTCGACGACAGACCGATGGGATACTCAAGAAGGCCAAATGATTTGGAGTGATTTAAAGCGAATGATGACAGCAGCCAGAACATTGGGTTTCTATGAGCTCCTCTGGCGGCTGGAGTATGTCTCGGCGCACGCACGACTGACCCGGGGGGATCGTCCCACCGCCCTCAATGAACTGCGACAGGCCCAAAGAACTTTTAATCGAATCGTGGAGGGATTGAAGGTCCCCCAGAACCGTCAGGGCTACCTGACCCGGCCCGATCAAAGAAGGTTTACGCAGTTGATCAAGACGCTGGGGCTCTAGGGCGAAAGGAAAATCAATCCGCCCATCGCCATATCCGCCTATTTCGCCGTTAGTTATAATTCCCAACTCCCGATCAAGACCTCTGCTTCCGCGGTCGATCACTATAGAGAGATGTGCCTTATTGTGGGGGACATGGCTCGGTTTGCGGCAGAGTGGTCGAAAGCTTGGGAGATTAGGAAGCGTCGTGGCACGAATTGATTCCATCTTCAAACTTGTCAATGAACAAGGTGCCTCCGATCTTCATGTCGGTGCGGGGAGCCAGCCCCGTCTGCGCGTCTATGGCGAAATTCATCCCATTGACAGTCCTCCCATGGATGACAACCAAGTTCGTGAGTTGGTTTATGAAATCCTAACTTCCGAACAAACAAAATTATTCGAGAAGGATCATGACCTCGATTTTGCCTATGAAGTTCCAGGACTTCTCCGCGTGCGCGCCAATATCTTCGAGGATATTCGTGGAATGAACGGCGCTTTCCGGATTCTCCCGAATCGCGTTTTTACAATGGATGAACTCGAACTACCTCGCCAGCTCTCATACCTGTTAAAATTCCAAAGGGGTCTCATTGTTGTCACGGGTCCACCGGGAACAGGCAAATCAACAACGCAGGCGGCCTTACTTGATCATATAAATCGTACACAGCGCCGCCATATCATCACCATCGAAGATCCCGTGGAGTATGTGCATACCAGCAATCTGTCTTTGGTGCATCAGCGGGAAGTAGGCCGCCATACGAGCACTTTCTCTTCAGCCCTTCGTGCGGCGCTGAGAGAAGATCCGAATATCATACTTGTTGGCGAGATGAGGGATCCAGAGACCGTTGCGCTCGCCATTACAGCCGCAGAAACGGGGCAATTGGTCCTTGGGACGCTGCACACGTCGAGTGCGCCTCAAACCGTCGACCGCATTCTGGACACTTTCCCGGCTAATCGCCAGGATCAGGTGCGGGCCATGCTGGCGGAGAGCCTGCGCGGCGTCATTGCACAAAAACTTCTGCCGCGTTCCGACAAGGATGGGATGGTCGCTGCTGTTGAGGTCCTCATCGGCAATCGCGCTGTTTCAAATCTCATTCGCGAGAAGAAGACGCACCAACTTGAGGGAACATTGCAAGCCGGCCGCAAAAGCGGAATGCAGACTATGCTCATGGCTGTCGAGGAACTCCTGCAGGCGAAGAAGATTTCACCGGAGACAGCCGCCCTGAATGGCGTCATGAATACGATTACCCGCTCACAAAGGCCCGCCGCATGAAAGAGACTCGGGACGGAACAGACGCCTTGGCGCCCGATCTGCAAGGACGGTTGGACACCATCAGTCTTTTTGATGTTTGCCAATTCCTCATGATCAACAGGCGAACTGGGGCTCTGGCGACGAAATCTCGTGGAGAACGATATAAAATCACATTTCTGGAAGGCCAGATCCAGGAAGCCGTCGGCCCATCACTCAAACAAGGTCTTGAGGCGTTGCATAGCGTCTTAGCCCTCCGAATCGGGGAGTTCAGCTTTCAAACGTGTCCTGTTCCTCCTGTCGATACCTTTCAGGAATCGACCGATTCGCTGCTCTTGGATGCTATCCGGCTTATGGATGAGAGAGGGGAGGGGCAAGAGTCCGGTCCAACGGAACTGGAAGATCGGCAGAAAAGGGCTGAAGAGCTGGCCCATCTCCTGGGAAGGCACGATGCCGGTCAGAGTTTGCAGGAACGGACGGAGCCCCTTGAAGAATGGATTAAAATTCTGCATCAATGGGGCGCTCGGCTTCATGTCGATCCACGGGGAGAAGTTTGGCTGGAATCACCGGTGTCTAATACCCACAAATACAACCACGATTTGGAATTCCGTGAAAAGATGCTGGAGCGCCTCCTCGGCCCACGGAAGGATCGCTTGCTGGAAGGGCTGGCCGGTTTGGTAGAAACCGAATTGGGCGATCTCTGGTGGAATCGATCAGGCAAGGGTTCCGCGCTGCTATCACTGGGATTTGTACAACAATCATATCCTCCACTGGCTGAACTGGGCCTTTCCTTTTCGGATCTCGAAAATCCTGATTCAGACCTCATCTGTATCAAATCCTCCACGAGACTCGGGACGTCCCGGATCGTGGGATCCCTTTTCCAGGATGCCGAAGCCTTTGGGACTCACGCCGGAGCCCTCCTCTCGCCTTGGGCCACGGCCAGACCCGAGTCGAGAAAGGGTCCGACACTCTGGGTTCCGGGGGCGGACACGAACAGCCTTGATGCGATGTTGAAACAAGGAGCAGCCTTTGATGACCCGGTCTTGGCGATTGAGCCGCCATTAAGTCCCTCCATCGAACGCTTAAAACAACTTACCACCTCGGGTTGGAGGATCCTGCTCGGCCGGGCGGAATCCTGCGGATCAAATAATTATGATGACTTGGGATCCACCGTGACTCATTGGGTTTTTAAATCTCTGGCATCGCAACCACTCCAATATAACTTGGTGACACCTTCGCAGGCGGCCTGACGGGGCTTGGGGCCACCCACTCCTCAGACTCATCACGAGGCTTGCCGCGCTGCGTCCCTTGATTCATCATCTAATATCCTATTGATTTTGATTCTGAGCTCGGCCAAGAGGAAGCCATGATGAGATCAGCGATCCTGCATGCCGATACTATTCATCGATCGGTCGACGGGGGCTGGAATATCCTCGAGACAACGCCACAAGCTCATATCGACCGGCCGCGGTTGCTCTCCTCAGGCGTACAATGCGTAGGCTTGAGTCTCTGGACCGATCCCGTGGATCCCGCCCCGGAGCGCTGCCGCAGACTTATCCGCCAAACCGAAAAACTTCTTCAAGAGGCTCCCGAACAGTTCTGCTGTCTAACCGATAAAAGCCGACTTGAAAATCTGGGGGATAAAGTAGGGCTGCTCGTCGTCATCGAAGGAGCTCATGCCATCGCCGATTCTCTCGAGGTCATGGCGGAATTCGTCCAGTTCGGCGTCCGTTCATTGACTTTGACGTGGAATAATGCCAATTCCCTTGCCGATACATGCAGTGAAATCCGAACGCCATCAGGATTAACGGCCCTCGGCCGGGAGTTTGTCACCGCTCTAGAGGAGTGGGGGTGTATTATCGATCTCGCCCATGCCTCTCAAGAGACATTCTGGCAGACATTGTCAATGGCGCCGGACCGGGTTTGGGTGAGTCATACCGCTTGTACCTCTTTGGCTGATCATCCCCGGAATTTGACGGATGAACAAATAGCGGCCATCGCGCAGGCCGACGGTGTCATCGGTGTCATCTTCTGCCCGGAGTTTTTGGACCCAACCGCCCCGGATTCAGTGACCCTCGATACCGTCGCGGATCATCTCGAACATATGATCAAAATCGGTGGAAGAGGATGTGCGGCGATTGGAACTGATTTCGACGGTATTACCCATCTCCCCAAAGGGATGAAAGGGGTTGAAGATCTTCCTCTCCTGATCCAGCGACTCAGAGACCGCGGTTGGCAAGAGGCGGATATTGAAGCGGTCGGCTGGGAAAATGCTTATCGAGTCATTCATCGGGCCCTGCCCGTCTCCTCAGATTGAGGTCTGAAAGAAATGAAGATGCAGAGAAAAAGAAAGAGGTCGCACCGCAAGAATCCTGTCGGCCGGTGGCTGCAACATCAGGTTGATGTCGAACCGATCGACCGGATTTACGTCAACCGCTCACTCAGAATGGATTCCATCGCCGCTGTCGGTTTTGATATGGATCACACCCTGGCTATTTACAAATCCAAACCTTTCGAGACGCTAGCCTTTGAGAAGGCACAACAGAAGTTGATGGTGAAATGGGGTTATCCAAAATCCGTCGAAGATCTGAAATACGACAAGGATTTCGTAATCCGAGGACTCGTGGTTGACAAGCGCTTGGGAAACATCCTTAAAATGGACAAGCACCGCTATGTCTCAATCGCATCTCATGGAACAAGGCCGCTATCCGATGAAGTGAGAAAGCAGATCTACTCAAATCGGCGTATTCGCCTATCCAGTGGAAATTACTCTGTTATCGACACGCTCTTCTCACTCCCCGAAATCAGTCTCTACGCGCAGATGGTCGACCTGATCGATAAGATAGCAGAGGGAGAAAAGGGACAGAGAGGCCGTAAGGAATATCGAAGATTGTACGAGCATGTCCGGGATTGCGTCGATGAGGCGCATGCCGATGACTCAATTAAAAAGGTCATTATAAAAAATCCGCTGCAATACACCGACATTGACCCAGATCTTCCTCAAACGCTCCAACAGATTCGGGCTCACAGAAAGCGTTTGTTTCTTCTGACGAATTCCGAACCGATCTATACCGACGTTATCATGTCAAAGCTGCTCTCCAACAAACTCCGCCGGTTGCCGCATTGGACCGATTATTTTGACGCCGTCGTTTTGCAGGCGGGGAAACCTGATTTCTTCACGCACCGGCTCGCCTTCCAGCCGGTCAACGATATCAAGAACCGGGTCCCCATAAAGAACCGGAGAAGAATCTTCATTGGCGGATCGGTTCAGGAGTTGCAAAAATTCCTCAAAGTCCGGGGCGATCAAGTTCTCTATTTCGGCGACCACACTTATGGAGACATTCTCAGTTCCAAACACTCCAGCGGATGGAGGACCGCCATGATCATCCAGGACCTTGAGGAGGGGCTGGCAAAGGTAGAGCAAACGACTTCCATGCGGAAAAAACTCCTTTCACTGGAACGAAGGAAAGACCGGCTTGTCGGATGGAGGGATTTCCTGGAGCGCTCAAAGGAGGGTCAGCTGGGACGGAAGCTGGCTGAAGCCATTTTATCCCGGCTTAATATCTCCACCCAAGAAAAACGGGGCGGCCTCGAATACCACCTTGGCGTCCTCCAAAAGGAGATACTTTCTTTGGAAGAGCAAATCGAAGGTCTGGAATCCGATCTTCACATGGCTTTCAATCCTCATTGGGGCCCGATATTCAAGGCGGGCCGCGAAAACTCGCATTTTGGAGCGCAAGTTCACAGCTTCGCTTGCATTTATACAAGCCGGGTGAGTAATTTTCTCAACTATCCGGTAAATAAGTACTTTGAGGCGCCGCATGAGTATTTGCCTCATGAGCAGTAGATTGAGCTGGGATTAAGGAGGATTGGGATGCCGCCCATTACCCCGAAAACCTTCCGGGGCACTCGTGATTTCCTTCCTGAGGTAATGGTGGCCCGAAGCGATCTGATCGATCGGATCCGGGGAACGTTCGAGCTCTATGGATTCTCGCCACTGGAAACGCCGGCCATCGAATATATGGAGACCCTCGCGGGGAAATATGGCGATGAGGGGGAGAAACTCCTCTATAAGCTGGCTTATAAGGGGGGAGACGTCCTCGCCCTGCGATATGATCTCACGATTCCCCTGGCGCGCGTGGCGGCGCAAAATCCCAATCTGCCCAAGCCTTTCAAGCGTTACCAGATTCAACCGGTCTGGCGTGCCGACCGGCCTCAAATCAAGCAGGGCCGTTTTCGCGAATTCTACCAGTGTGATGTCGATATCGTCGGCAGTGACAGCCTGGCCGCTGATGCGGAAATCCTTGCCATGACGGTTGAGACGCTCACTCGGCTCGATATCGGCCCCTTTACCGTGCGTATTAATCACAGAGAGCTTCTGGCAGCGATCATCCGGGCTGCCGGGATACCCGATGACGCCCTTATGACGGCTTCTCGATGTCTGGATAAATGGGATAAAATCGGCGCCGGCGGCGTTCGAGCAGAGATGGAAAACGAGGGATTTGATGCCGCGGTGATCCAGCGACTGCTGGCCTCCGTTGATGAAGATCCGAAGGAATCTTCGCTGGCTCGTATGGGTAAGCTCGAGTCGACTGTCAGAAAATTCGGCGGGTCGGAAGGGCTGGAGAAAATGAAAGAGATTTTCCAGCTGCTGGAAGCGCTGGGTGTGGACGAAAAGAGAATCGCCTTTTGGCCTTCATTAGCGCGCGGGCTCGATTATTATACAGGACCCATATTTGAAACCTTCCATGACGATCTGCCGCACATGGGGAGCCTTACCGGCGGCGGCCGCTATGACAATTTGATTGGAATATTCCTTGGCGAACAGATCCCGGCGACGGGCACGACCATTGGGATCGACAGGATTCTCGCCGCGCTTCAACAAACGAACCGGCTCCAGATGGCCCCCTCCAAGACACAGGTCTTTGTCGCTGTTTTTGATGAGGACTCAATGCGGAGCGCCTGCAGGCTTGCCGGTCTCGTTCGGCGCCAGGGCTTCCGAACTGAGATTGCCTATGGAGCGCAGAAGTTAAAAAGGCAATTTGCCAGGGCCGACCGCCAGGGAATTCCTGTCGTCCTTATACAAGGTCCGGATGAGCAAAAAGAGAAGGTTGTTTCGGTGAAGCGGCTCGAATCCGGCGATCAGGTTAAAATCGCAGAAATCGATTTAGTGAAATATCTCAAAGAGATCCTGGAATAAAGGCTGATAGAGTTCTTCAGCACGTGCGACCTGCTGAATCACATTGAACTCCCGCTCGATATGCCGGCGTCCCGCCTGTCCGAGAGCAGCCCAGGATTCCTGATCCGCCAACAATCGCTGGAGGCAAACCGTCAATCCATCGACATCTTTTTCATCAAACAGATAACCGGTGACACCATCTTTAACAATTTCTGGGATATCGCAGTGGGTCGACGCTACCGCAGGCAAGCCGGAAGCCTGCGCCTCGATTAAAGCCACCGGCGCGCCGCCCTCCGTATCCCCATCCGATGCGGTGACACTTGGGGAGAGGAAAAGGTCGGCCTCGGCGAGAGCCTGCAAATGTTCCGTATAGGAGAGATAACCCTCAAAAGAGACCCGCTCTTCAAGACCAAGGCTGCGGGACTGCTCGGTTAACTGCTCGCGCAACGGGCCGTCGCCTAGAATCCGTAGCACCCAGGGTGTCGTCTCAAGACATCGCCCGAGGGCGCTTAGGGCATAGGTCACACCTTTCTTCTCTCTCAAGCTGCAACTGATGAGGATGCGGACCGGACCCTCATGAGGTTTCCGTTCATGGAAGGGGATTCTGTCCAGATCAACACCAAGATGAACGACGCGGATTTTATCCGCCGGACACCCGAGCGACAGGAGGCTTTTCCCGAGCATGGGACCTTCAACAAGGTAAAGAGAGGCGATCTTGAAGAGCCGCCGATAGAGCCAGCGCCAGTAGGGGCTGCGGGGCAGAGCTGAGACATCGCGGCCGTAGAATGAAGCGACGAGGGGAAGGCCGGCGGCTTGGGCCACCGGTGCGATACGAGCCGCCTCCCATCCGGTATGGGCATGGAGCAGACGGATCTTCTCGTTCTGGATCAATTCCAGATAAGGCCGGCTCGAGTATGATCCCATCCAGCGCTGGAAGCGCCCCAGCATCCTCTCAGCAGAGGAGATTCTATCTGTTACCCTATGGACAGGCTTGAAGGGAAAAGCCTCGGGGTGCTCGAGGCTCTGTGTCAACACGACGGGCCGGGTCGTTTGAGCGTGCCGGAGCTGTCCATGGACCCAACTCCCAGTGGGGAAAAGATATGGGGAGACGCAATGGCCAATCGTGGGTTTCCGATGTGCTGTCACGCAACACTCTCCATAAGTTTGCGACCGATTAGCACAGAATGACGGTGCCGAACCCATAGGTCCAGGGCTATGATGGGTCTACATAAGAGATTCAATCGCCCCTTCGTTGACATAGGGCGTGGTGAATGATAGTTTTCCGGCGGTGCCCAGAAGGCACAGCCCATCCGCGGGCAATGGCCGGGGAGGTCCGGACGGGAGGTGGAGAACGGCATGCGGTATTTGCTTTCCAAAGCTTATCAAGTTGTCGGGTTTGTCCTAGGTATTTTTCTTATGGGTCTGATGATCTCGCCCGTCATGGCGGAAGATCCTGTGGGACGGATCAGTATCGGGGTCAATTTCGGTATCGCCGGCCTGGCCATGGATGATGTGAACCGGGAAATCGATCGCGGGAATGATTATTTGCGATTCAAGGGCCTGACCACCATGGACAGGCTCAGCTCCGGTTACAACGTCTACGGCGATTTTAAAACCGCCCTCAAAGACCCCTTTTACATTTCTTTAGGGTATGGGACTCTCACCGCTCTTTCGGAGGTCTCTTACAACCAGATCCTCTCCGCCAAAGCCGATGCCACCGTCATCTTCGGTCGGCTGCTCTACGCCATTCCATGGAGGCCATTCGAGAATGGCCGCCTTTTTGTGGGTGGCGGAGGGGTCCTACTGCGTGATGCCGTTCTTGAGATCGGGCATGAGCGGGATGAAGAGGCAAAGGTTCCCGAACGTAAAGAAATCATCAGTTTCAAGGGCTCCGGAAGCGGTTTCCAGTTCGATATATTGGGTGAATACCTCATTGGCGATCACATGACATTCATGATGAATGCCGGCTACCGATTCGCCACCGCCGACTACGACGATTGGTCGATAGCGATCAGGCATGCCGATCATCAGGCCTATCGCGGCATCGATGCCTTCGCTGATGATGAGCAACTCTTCTGGGCGTATAGAGACATCGACGCCTTCCTGCTCCACTCATTTCTTCAAGATCCCGGCAATAGACCGGATCCGGACGATGAAGAAGCCGCCAATGCCGATGGACCACCGATCAACACTCTAAAGGTAGTCGACAATCTCAATCTCGATTTCAGTGGGGCACGGTTCGAGGTGGGGTTGAGATTTTACTTCTTCTAATCCTCAATTCAAGGCAGGAGTCTGTAGTTCTTATATTCGCCGAACCGGGTATGAAAGATTTTGTTCTCCACCCAGGTTAAAATTCTCGTCGAAAGCCGATTGTGTTCATGCCCGGCATCATCGGTCCCCCAATCATCAGAATTCCAATCTTTAAGGGCGATGCGTTCAGACATAACTTTAGGATGCGTGCCCCGGAATTTCGCTAGATGCTGCAGGGTCCCATAGCGGAAGGCTTCCTTGGGATCAGGGTGGCGGTCCTTGACCCAGCTCTCATCGTGATGAAGCCGATCGAGGGCGATTGTCTTTTTCTTCATGAAGGAGGGATGCCGGACCCAGCCATAGTGGAAAATGCGGGCCTTGCAGTGTTTGACATGGATTTTCTTCTCATCCTTACGGAATCCCTGAGCACTTTTCCATGATCGGATCCCGATTCCTCCTCGAATCACGCGGACTTCACGCCGATACCAATTGCGAGCGGTATGATACCGGTCATAGTCTCCCCAGAAGTGAAGGTAATCGAAGAGCAGGCCTTCAACTCGGGGATCGTCAAGATATCTTTCCATGGCCTCGCGGATCATGGGATGATCCGCTTCATGGACGACCTCATCCGCCTGGATATAAAAACACCAGTCCCCTGTGCAAGCATCCAGAGCGATGTTGGACTGAACCGCATTGATTTTACCGTGCACGAAGTGGGCGGAGTCCCACTCCGTTTCAATAATGCGGATCTTGGGATCACCGATGCCGCGTATGGCTTCAAGAGTTCCATCTTCCCCCTTGCCGACCGCGATGACGAATTCATCGCACAGGGGTAGGATAGAACAGATGGCCTCCACAATCGGGTAATCAAGGAGGAGTGCATTTCTGACCATGGAAAATCCGCTGACCTTCATGCGACCTATCTTAAGGCGGTCTATTCCGCCTCTCAACTACAGCCTTCTCTGCAGCTTGATTACATTGCACTTTTTTTTCGCCGCCGCGAAGGGAGAGGCCTCCACACCCTTCGAGTGGGGTGATAAACCTCTGCCGATCTTCCCCCTGGAAGAGATTAAACCCGGTCTGAGGGGCGTTGGCTGGTCCGTCTTCAGGGGATCGGAGCCGGACAGTTTCGGTGTGGAGATCCTTGGCGTCATGAAGGGAACGGGACCCAACTCCAGCCGGATTCTTTTCATCGCTGAGGGTGAGTTTCTCCAAAAGACCGGCATTGTATCCGGAATGAGCGGGAGCCCGGTTTTGATTGATGGACGGCTTGTCGGCGCCGCGGCCTTCGCCTATGGATTTGCAAAGGACCCGATCGGAGCGATTACGCCGATCGGGGAGATGATGGCGATTCTTGATCTTCCCGCCGATACCTTGAGAGCCAAAACGGGGATGCCCAGAAAGGGCGATGTCGACTTCAGAACGACCCGGGACGGGGGACCGGGGGATCTCATCGCCTGGCGCTCCCTGTGTGAGGATCCAAAGGCTTGGGCTGAAAAGCTTGTCGGCCCCTACGCCACCGCCGGGGCGACGGCAACCGCGACTTCGCTGATTCCGATCCAAACACCCGTATCGATCTCGCCCATGACTCCTGATGCGAGAACTCTGATGACGCCTCTCTTTGAAGCCTTGGGATGGATCCCTTCTGAATCGATTCCATCGACAACACTCGATCGACTGATTGAAAACGCGACGCCCGCCGCCGGATGTGGCCTGGGCGACTCTCAAGCCCATCCTCTGAGCGCGGCCGCCGGCGCCGGTGGGTCAGAGGGAAGACCGGGACCCATTGTCCCCGGTAGCTCCATCGGCGCCCGGCTTCTGGGAGGTGACGCCGATCTCACGGCTATAGGAACGGTGACCTATCGTTCCGGCAATCGAATCCTTGCCTTCGGCCACCCGATGATGAATAGCGGCGCCCTCTTTATGCCGCTGGTTCAAGCCGAGATCCACGGTGTGATGCCCAGCCGGAATGTATCGTTCAAAATGGGAAGCGGGGGAGAGACCGTCGGCACCCTGGTCCAGGATCAGCGCGCCGGTATCTCCGGTGTTCTCGGTTTTCCGCCGAAGACGCTTCCCATGGAGGTCTCCATACGCGATCCCCTCGGTGTGAAACGTGAGTATCATTTTGACCTGGTCCGGCAGCAGTTCCTGACACCCTTTCTTGTCGCCTGGGCCGCTTCAAACAGCTTTACTTATAATTTGGCCGAAGCCGATGCGGTGACGGCCGATATCCGGATTCAAATTCATCTGACCGACGGACGCACGCTCCACTTCCGGGATCTCATAAGCTCCCAACAACCCGCCGGGTCCCTCGGGCTTTCCGCGACTCAAATGATGACGTATCTCTTGCAAAGCACCTTCGCTCCGTTCCCCGTTGAATCGATCTCCCTTGATGCCGGCATTGAATGGGGATTGAAGAGACTCGTTCTCGAGAAGGTCGAGGCGGATCAATCCTCTATTGAACCCGGCGACGTTGTCCGGCTGCGTGTCTTTATGCGGCAGCATGAGGGGAAGGCTGCATGGCGGGAATATGACGTACCGATTCCGAAACAGGTGCAAGGAGATCGCATTATCGTCATCGCTTCATCATTCCAGGATTTTTTAACGTGGGATCAGGAACGCGCCCCTGAAAAGTACAGTCCCCAGGATTTTGAACATTTAATCGATCTGCTCGGAGATTTGCCGTCGCAAGAAGATTTGATCATCCGTGTTTATGCTCCCTCGGCGGGGGCTCTAATACGTGGCCGCGAGGTCGGCAGCCTTCCCGGCTCCGTCCTCCGGATTCTGCAAGATCCCTCAACACAGGGAACGGTTTCTCCAATATCCGGCCTGCTGGTCTATGAAGAGCGGATTCCCCTGGGATATCAACTTCTCGGTGGATCCGGGGTTGTCCTGCAAGTGACACGAAAGGGAGTAAAATGAGCCACCATGTGAGTGCGAATATGGATGAGTTCCAGGGATTTGGAATAAAGCGCGCTTGGGGCCCGGGAGTCTTTGTCCTCATCGGTTTGCTTCTTCTGGGCTCTCTTCCAATCGATGCCGTCGAGACCCTGGAATTTATAACCTCGGCTGAAGCCGAATTCCTACTGGGAACCTCTGAAGGATTTGGAATTTCATCCAAAGACTATCTGGTCCTCGCGCCTCACACGACGACACTGGCGGTTAACCTTGCTCCCTATGTTTGGAAGCTATGCCAAGACCCCGAAGGAAGGATTTACGCTGCTACGGGCAGTGATGGGATTTTATACCGGCTCAATGCCGAAGGCGAGATCGAGAAAGAGATCAACTCTCATGAGTATGAGATCTTCGCTTTAACATTAGATGCAAAGGGCAGGCCCATTTTCGCCGGCGCGCCCAATGGCACGATTCAAATGTGGGATAATGAAGAGGTCAGAACCCTCTTCGACGTTCCTGAGGGAATCGTTTGGACCCTTGTGGTTGGAGATGATGGCACCATCTATGCCTCGACAGGTGAACGGGGCCGCATCTACGCCATTAAGCAGGACGGCACCGCAAAATATATCTATGAAGCTCCCGAAACGCATATCGTCTCCATGGCCTGGGGAACGGGCGGTCGTCTCATCGCGGGGACCGACAGCCAGGGCCTGTTGCTCTCCATCGATCCGGCCACGGGTGATTCAGAGGTGCTCTATGATGCGCATCAGGAGGAGATCGCCGAAATTTTGACACTGGAGAATGGCGACATTATCTTCGCCGCCAATGGCGGGGCGGCCATGGGCAGGAAAAATGATGAAGAAGGTGTCAACGAATTCAGTTTAAATATCCGTCCGGCACCCGAGGGTCCCGTCGTCTACCGCCGGGAGGCATCGGGTCTCATCACCGATCTCTGGCGATGCCCCGAAGATGACATCCTCAGTCTGGCTCCGGCCGGTGAGGGATCGGTCTGGATCGGCACCGGATCCAACGGCGTCCTTTACCGCATCTATCCTGATGGGACATCTGAGCGCACTGCGGTGCTGGA
Coding sequences within it:
- a CDS encoding DUF4388 domain-containing protein — protein: MKETRDGTDALAPDLQGRLDTISLFDVCQFLMINRRTGALATKSRGERYKITFLEGQIQEAVGPSLKQGLEALHSVLALRIGEFSFQTCPVPPVDTFQESTDSLLLDAIRLMDERGEGQESGPTELEDRQKRAEELAHLLGRHDAGQSLQERTEPLEEWIKILHQWGARLHVDPRGEVWLESPVSNTHKYNHDLEFREKMLERLLGPRKDRLLEGLAGLVETELGDLWWNRSGKGSALLSLGFVQQSYPPLAELGLSFSDLENPDSDLICIKSSTRLGTSRIVGSLFQDAEAFGTHAGALLSPWATARPESRKGPTLWVPGADTNSLDAMLKQGAAFDDPVLAIEPPLSPSIERLKQLTTSGWRILLGRAESCGSNNYDDLGSTVTHWVFKSLASQPLQYNLVTPSQAA
- a CDS encoding HAD-IG family 5'-nucleotidase, which produces MQRKRKRSHRKNPVGRWLQHQVDVEPIDRIYVNRSLRMDSIAAVGFDMDHTLAIYKSKPFETLAFEKAQQKLMVKWGYPKSVEDLKYDKDFVIRGLVVDKRLGNILKMDKHRYVSIASHGTRPLSDEVRKQIYSNRRIRLSSGNYSVIDTLFSLPEISLYAQMVDLIDKIAEGEKGQRGRKEYRRLYEHVRDCVDEAHADDSIKKVIIKNPLQYTDIDPDLPQTLQQIRAHRKRLFLLTNSEPIYTDVIMSKLLSNKLRRLPHWTDYFDAVVLQAGKPDFFTHRLAFQPVNDIKNRVPIKNRRRIFIGGSVQELQKFLKVRGDQVLYFGDHTYGDILSSKHSSGWRTAMIIQDLEEGLAKVEQTTSMRKKLLSLERRKDRLVGWRDFLERSKEGQLGRKLAEAILSRLNISTQEKRGGLEYHLGVLQKEILSLEEQIEGLESDLHMAFNPHWGPIFKAGRENSHFGAQVHSFACIYTSRVSNFLNYPVNKYFEAPHEYLPHEQ
- a CDS encoding membrane dipeptidase, which translates into the protein MMRSAILHADTIHRSVDGGWNILETTPQAHIDRPRLLSSGVQCVGLSLWTDPVDPAPERCRRLIRQTEKLLQEAPEQFCCLTDKSRLENLGDKVGLLVVIEGAHAIADSLEVMAEFVQFGVRSLTLTWNNANSLADTCSEIRTPSGLTALGREFVTALEEWGCIIDLAHASQETFWQTLSMAPDRVWVSHTACTSLADHPRNLTDEQIAAIAQADGVIGVIFCPEFLDPTAPDSVTLDTVADHLEHMIKIGGRGCAAIGTDFDGITHLPKGMKGVEDLPLLIQRLRDRGWQEADIEAVGWENAYRVIHRALPVSSD
- a CDS encoding PilT/PilU family type 4a pilus ATPase yields the protein MARIDSIFKLVNEQGASDLHVGAGSQPRLRVYGEIHPIDSPPMDDNQVRELVYEILTSEQTKLFEKDHDLDFAYEVPGLLRVRANIFEDIRGMNGAFRILPNRVFTMDELELPRQLSYLLKFQRGLIVVTGPPGTGKSTTQAALLDHINRTQRRHIITIEDPVEYVHTSNLSLVHQREVGRHTSTFSSALRAALREDPNIILVGEMRDPETVALAITAAETGQLVLGTLHTSSAPQTVDRILDTFPANRQDQVRAMLAESLRGVIAQKLLPRSDKDGMVAAVEVLIGNRAVSNLIREKKTHQLEGTLQAGRKSGMQTMLMAVEELLQAKKISPETAALNGVMNTITRSQRPAA
- the hisS gene encoding histidine--tRNA ligase; the encoded protein is MPPITPKTFRGTRDFLPEVMVARSDLIDRIRGTFELYGFSPLETPAIEYMETLAGKYGDEGEKLLYKLAYKGGDVLALRYDLTIPLARVAAQNPNLPKPFKRYQIQPVWRADRPQIKQGRFREFYQCDVDIVGSDSLAADAEILAMTVETLTRLDIGPFTVRINHRELLAAIIRAAGIPDDALMTASRCLDKWDKIGAGGVRAEMENEGFDAAVIQRLLASVDEDPKESSLARMGKLESTVRKFGGSEGLEKMKEIFQLLEALGVDEKRIAFWPSLARGLDYYTGPIFETFHDDLPHMGSLTGGGRYDNLIGIFLGEQIPATGTTIGIDRILAALQQTNRLQMAPSKTQVFVAVFDEDSMRSACRLAGLVRRQGFRTEIAYGAQKLKRQFARADRQGIPVVLIQGPDEQKEKVVSVKRLESGDQVKIAEIDLVKYLKEILE